The Burkholderiales bacterium JOSHI_001 genomic sequence AAGCGGCTCGAGCTCCTCGGCCTGGCCGGAACCATCCAGGCGCCGATGCAAGGTGTCAGCAGCTAACCTGCGTGTCTGCTCCACCAGTTCGCGCACTGGGCGCAAGCCCAAGCGCACCAAGACAAAGCCACCTGCCGACCCCAAGGCGGCGCCGGTCAACGCGGCGGCCAACAAAGTGAATGCCAACCTGCGCAGCAGTTGGTGATCGTCAGTGGTGTCCAACGTCAGGACGGCGGTCAGCGGCAGCGGAGCGGGGACCAGCGCAGCCACCTCAAAACGGGCTTCGCGCATGGTGCTCGATGCGCCACTGGTACGCTGGTAGAAGACGCTGCCGTCCGGCCGCTGAAGCAACAGGCTCAGTTCCTGGTGACCGATGAAAAAGTCATCCAGCTTGTGAGTCAGCACGGCAGGGTCCTCGCGCGACGCTGGCTCGGTCAGCAGGTGCTGCACCTGAGCCTTTTTCTGCGCCAGTGACTCGGCCTGCCTCGCGTCGAAGCTCATGCGCGTGACTGCGTAGACCGCAACGCAGACCACGGAGAGACCCGCCAGGCTCTGCAATGCCAGCCAGATCGACAAACGGCGGCCGAGCGAGCCGGCGCGGCTTCTGCTCATTCGTCGCGCGCCTCCAATACGTAGCCCATGCCCCGCGCCGTGTGCAGCAAGGTGCGCTCGAAAGGTGCATCAAGCTTGCCGCGCAATCTGCGCACAGCCACGTCGATGACGTTGGTGGCGCTGTCGAAGTTGATATCCCACACTTGCTCGGCAATTTCGGTGCGGGACAGCACCTCTCCTTGGCGCCGCAGCAGCAGTGTGAGCAGAACAAACTCCTTGGCTGTGAGATCGAGCCTTCGCCCGGCCCGGGTGGCCTTGCGCCGAACAAGATCCAACTCCAAATCAGCCAGGACGAGGATCGTTGCGTCGTCCGATTCGCGCGTTGGTCGCGCTCGGCGCAGCAGCACCTGTATCCGCGCCACGAGTTCGGAGAACGCAAACGGCTTGAGCAGGTAGTCATCCGCCCCGGCCTGCAGGCCCTTGACGCGGTCTTCCACACGCTGGCGCGCCGTGAGCATCAGCACGGGGGTTTGCTTGCTCAGCCGCAGGGCCGCTAGTACCCCAAGCCCGTCGATGCCGGGCAGCATGCTGTCCAGCACGATCAGGTCATGGTGACCTTGCATCGCCAGGTGCAGGCCGTCGACGCCGTTGTGCGCGAGTTCCACAACATAGCCTTCTTCGCCAAGCCCCTTGCGCAGGTACTCGGCCAGCTTGATCTCGTCTTCGACCACCAGCAGTTTCATGTTCGTCAAGACTTCAACTGGCACGGCCCGTACATGGCCGTTCTGTCATGTGTTGGACCCATCTTTGTTGGGGCCGGATTTCTAAAGTCATGGTCATGCCATCAGGCATGCCGCGACGCAGGGTCGACGGCCACTTCTTCAAGGAACCTGGACCATGAACTTCCGTAACCACGTTGCTATGCCTCTCATTACCCTGGCGCTGACACTGCCGGTGCTGGCTCAGGCCAATTCGCTGTACCACCCAGCCTCCAACGAAAGGGGATACACCGAGCACCCCGACCACTGGAAGAGCACCAAGACCCGCGCCGAAGTGCTGGCTGAGGTCGATGCCGCGCGGAAAGACGGCACCCTGGTGCTGATCCAGCGCGGGGCACCGCTTCCGCAAAAGTCCACCGGTCCCGCGAAGACCCGCCAGCAGGTGATCGACGAGATGCTCAACGAGCCCGCCGATGCCCGTCGCGCGCGCCTGGCGCTTCAGACCGGCGGTTGACACCCTGTCATTCCTCACCGCTCGCGCGGGTCACCAGACTCTGGTGGCCCGCGCTTGCCTTTAGCTTTGCCCGCGGCAGCCCGGCGGCCGGCTGCCAATCTCACACTCAACGACTGACTGTAGGCAGGCTTGGGCGCGATCTTGGGCGGCGGATGCGCCCGCCGCCATCGTTTCCACAAGGCGAACAGCACAAGGGCGACGAGCACGACGGCAATCCAGATCCACAGCATGAACTGCGCGATGTCCGCATCCGGAATCCGCTTTTGCATGGCGGGTCGTCAAATCAGCCGATATCGGCCACCAGGCGCAACCCCAGAGCGCGCGCACGCGATCCCGCTGGGTCCCCGATTTCCAATCGGTAGCTGCTGCCCCACGACCAGACCGAACCGATCAGTTCGATGAACACCACCTCGCCCGCCTTACCGGTGACGTCGAGGGCCGTGCTGCCCTCGTCCCAGTCTGCAGCCAGCGTGTGTGAGCCTGGTTTGAGCCGCAATCGCACGAACGAGTCAGGCACCGTCACGATGACCGAACCAAGGTCGGGTTTGAGCCGAACGACGTTCCTGGCATCCCCCCAGCGCTTGCGTACGACGTAGATGGTCAGCAGGCCGGGCGCAGCTTGGAACTGCTTGGCTTCTGCCTCGGCCTGCTCAGACGGGATGGGCGCAGTGGTGCAGGTGAGCTTGCGGCTGTGCCATTTGCCGATGGCATGGCAGTAGGTCCCGTCGGCGTTGGCTGGGCGCACGGGCTTGCTCATACAGCCTGCCAGGGGAACCAACCCGACCGCCAACAAGCCGGTCAGCACACCTCTGCGTTGGTTCAGGAGGGATTGGCCCATGGCTAGACCCCTTTACTTGAGTGCGAAACGCACAGTGCCAGCGGGCTTGCCGCCGATGGTGACGACGGCGACGGCCTTGGTGCCCGGCCCGACCTTGAAGCTGCCAGTGGCTTCCAACTTGTCGCCCGCCGGCTTCAGTTCAACCTCCTGCTTCTCGGTGCCGTTCAGCAAGGTCAGCTTGGCGCTGGCCTTGCTCACGTCGGCGGGCTTGCCGTGGTCGCGCAGGTGCAGCTGGATGGCGGCGGGCTTGGCCACCAGTTCGTAGTCCATGTCCTTGACCTCGACGACCACGCCGCCGTGCATGGGCTTGTGCTCGTGGCTGTGGTCGCCGGCGGCAAGAGCCGAACCGGCCAGGGTCAGTGCCAGGGCGGCGAGGAGGGCTTGCTTTTTCATGAGAGTCCTTTCAAGAGATCACGTTGGTGAAAAGGAGGTGGCGGGCGAGCCCGCCACCGGAGGAATCAAAGAGCCTCGGCGTCCTTGCTGTCCATCAGCGCCGCAGCAGGTTTGCGGCCGAAGAGCCAGAACATTGCCGGCGTGAGGAAGGTGTCGAGCAGGGTGGAGCTGATCAGGCCGGAGAAGATGACCACCGCCACCGGGTGCAGCACCTCGGTGCCGGGCTGCTCAGCTTCGAACAACAGCGGCGCCAGTGCAAAGGCGGTCACCAAGGCCGTCATCAGCACCGGGCTCAACCGCTCCAGCGAGCCGCGCAAGATCATCTTGTGGTCGAAGTTCTCACCCTCGAAGCGCATCAGGTTGATGTAGTGGCTGACCTTGAGGATGCCGTTGCGCACCGAGATGCCGGCCAGGGTGATGAAGCCCACCAGCGCGGCCACGCTCAGCGGCTGGCCCGACAGCCACAGGCCGATCACCGCGCCCACCAGCGCCAAGGGGATATTCACCATGATCAGCGCGGCGAGCACGCCCGACTTGTAGCGGCTGAACAGCACCACGAACATCAGCGTCAGCGACACGATGCTCAGCAGGCCGACCAGACGCGAGGCTTCCTCCTGCGCCTGGAACTGGCCGCCCAGGGTGATGAAGTAACCCTCGGGCAACTTGGTATCGGCCACCACGGCGCGGATGTCGGCCACGATCTCTGACAAGGCCCGGCCGGAGGCGTTGGCCGACAACACGATGCGCCGCTTGCCATCGTCGCGGCTGATCTGGTTAGGGCCGTCACCGTCTTCGATGGTGGCGATCTTGGACAGCGGGATGCGGCCACTGGGCGTCTCGATCAGGATCTTGCCCAGGCCTTCCACCGAGCGCGCCGATTCCGGCACGCGCACCACCAGCGCAAACCGCCGGCTGCCTTCGACGATCTGCGTGATCTTCTCGCCTTCGACCAGGTTCTGCAGCGTGGCCAGCACCTGGGGTGCTGGCACACCGTACTGGGCGGCTGCGGCATAGTCCACCCGTACCTTGATCTGCGGCGCCAGTACCTGCTTTTCGATCTGCAGGTCGGCGACGCCAGGGATGGCGGCTAGCTTGGCGCGCAACACGTCGGCCTGACCGCGCAAGGCGTCCAGATCCTCGCCGAAGATCTTGATCGCGATCTGCGA encodes the following:
- a CDS encoding heavy metal response regulator (PFAM: Response regulator receiver domain; Transcriptional regulatory protein, C terminal~TIGRFAM: heavy metal response regulator) gives rise to the protein MKLLVVEDEIKLAEYLRKGLGEEGYVVELAHNGVDGLHLAMQGHHDLIVLDSMLPGIDGLGVLAALRLSKQTPVLMLTARQRVEDRVKGLQAGADDYLLKPFAFSELVARIQVLLRRARPTRESDDATILVLADLELDLVRRKATRAGRRLDLTAKEFVLLTLLLRRQGEVLSRTEIAEQVWDINFDSATNVIDVAVRRLRGKLDAPFERTLLHTARGMGYVLEARDE